In one window of Henckelia pumila isolate YLH828 chromosome 1, ASM3356847v2, whole genome shotgun sequence DNA:
- the LOC140861935 gene encoding uncharacterized protein codes for MAPRRMNRRGDPHPPPPPPPPPCDQLSALEKDNADMMVGITRLLEHQITRPGMSHDEAVAERFQKKGSKEFTGTTDPLIAEGWIRSLESIFSYMGLTDADKVRCSIYMMKDDAALWWEDAVRGVNLETLTWEDFKRTFFAKYFTEDVRSQMIRDFMSLWQGYRSVVEYIKQFERGCHFVPLIAGDEREKMRQFVMG; via the coding sequence ATGGCCCCTAGACGTATGAACCGACGTGGGGATCCTCatcctccacctccacctccacctcctccATGCGATCAGCTTTCAGCATTGGAGAAGGACAATGCTGATATGATGGTGGGGATTACTAGGTTGTTGGAGCATCAGATCACGCGACCTGGGATGTCCCACGATGAGGCTGTAGCTGAGCGGTTTCAGAAGAAGGGATCGAAGGAGTTCACTGGCACCAcagatccactcattgctgaggggtggattcgatcacTAGAGAGCATATTCTCCTACATGGGTTTGACAGATGCAGATAAGGTGCGATGTTCCATCTATATGATGAAGgacgatgcagccctttggtgggaagACGCTGTAAGAGGGGTGAATTTGGAGACTCTGACCTGGGAGGACTTCAAGAGGACATTCTTTGCCAAGTACTTCAcagaggatgtgcgcagccaGATGATTAGGGATTTTATGAGTCTCTGGCAGGGATACAGGTCCGTTGTGGAGTACATCAAGCAGTTCGAGCGGGGGTGTCACTTTGTGCCCCTGATTGCGGGGGATGAGAGGGAAAAAATGCGGCAGTTTGTGATGGGCTGA
- the LOC140875008 gene encoding uncharacterized protein isoform X2, protein MPLCQNCLMHSVAYTAIPFFVVAIIWFAVFGLCLSLICLCYCCCRREPYGYSRIAYALSLIFLVFFTIFAIVGCVVLYVGQGKFHSSTMNTLEYVVHQADTTSENLRNVSEYLSAAKQINVEQVFLPSNVQTDIDQIQSKINSSASTLASKTEDNSKDIKDLIRSVRLALIILSAVMLLLTFLGFVFSIFGMQFFMYILVITGWILVTGTFILCGIFLLLHNVTGDTCVAMNEWVQNPTAHTALDDILPCVDNATAQETLTRSKEVTSQLVTLINTVISNVSNINFAPNFVPLYYNQSGPLVPNLCNPFNADLTPRTCAPGEVDLNNATQVWSGNVCEASPNGICLTTGRLNPTIYSQMAAGVNVSYGLYQYGPFLVDLEDCSFVRQTFSEIDGVYCPGLRKYSQWIYVGLVMVATAVMLSLVFWVIYGRERRHRVYMKEHV, encoded by the exons ATGCCCCTGTGCCAAAATTGCCTAATGCAT TCAGTGGCATACACCGCCATTCCATTTTTTGTTGTGGCGATAATCTGGTTTGCGGTTTTTGGGCTTTGTTTGTCTCTCATCTGTCTCTGCTACTGTTGCTGCCGGAGAGAACCTTACGGCTATTCTCGAATCGCTTATGCACTCTCTCTCATTTTCCTCGTATTCTTTACCATCTTTGCAAT CGTTGGATGTGTTGTATTATACGTTGGTCAGGGGAAATTTCATAGTAGTACGATGAATACTTTGGAATACGTCGTCCATCAGGCAGATACCACATCCGAGAATCTTAGAAATGTGTCAGAATATCTTTCTGCAGCCAAGCAAATTAACGTGGAGCAAGTTTTTCTACCTTCGAATGTCCAAACGGACATTGATCAGATCCAATCCAAGATAAACTCTTCAGCTAGTACCCTTGCAAGCAAAACAGAAGATAATTCAAAAGACATAAAAGATTTAATTCGATCAGT GAGATTGGCTCTAATCATACTCTCTGCGGTCATGCTTCTTTTAACATTTCTTGGATTCG TGTTCTCAATTTTTGGCATGCAGTTTTTTATGTACAT CTTGGTGATTACTGGATGGATTCTTGTGACAGGGACATTCATACTGTGTGGAATTTTTCTTCTCCTGCACAA TGTGACTGGAGATACATGTGTGGCAATGAATGAGTGGGTCCAAAATCCCACAGCTCATACAGCACTTGATGATATATTACCTTGTGTGGATAATGCCACTGCACAAGAAACCTTGACAAGAAGCAAGGAAGTAACATCCCAATTGGTCACCTTAATCAACACAGTAATATCTAATGTCTCTAACATCAATTTTGCCCCCAATTTTGTTCCTCTCTACTACAATCAATCTGGTCCGCTCGTACCAAACCTTTGTAACCCATTTAATGCTGACCTGACTCCTCGAACTTGTGCACCTGGTGAAGTGGATTTGAACAATGCAACACAG GTGTGGAGCGGGAACGTGTGTGAAGCATCACCAAATGGGATCTGTCTGACGACAGGACGTCTGAATCCAACCATTTACAGTCAGATGGCTGCTGGTGTAAATGTGAGCTATGGTTTGTATCAGTACGGTCCATTTCTGGTTGATCTTGAAGATTGCAGTTTTGTGAGACAAACATTTTCTGAAATAGATGGAGTGTATTGTCCTGGACTAAGAAAATACAGCCAATGGATATATGTTGGCCTGGTGATGGTTGCAACAGCGGTGATGTTGTCTCTAGTATTTTGGGTTATATATGGAAGAGAGAGGCGGCACAGAGTGTATATGAAAGAGCACGTGTGA
- the LOC140875008 gene encoding uncharacterized protein isoform X1, whose product MFSSRSLLLSLVAIFPLLSSDLPFASSSNGEDPYHTFLASGKHNEGDGGMVNVSWGRPERLLADNLTQPLALAAQRTYRKDPLDDFHKYTGGWNISNRHYWASVAYTAIPFFVVAIIWFAVFGLCLSLICLCYCCCRREPYGYSRIAYALSLIFLVFFTIFAIVGCVVLYVGQGKFHSSTMNTLEYVVHQADTTSENLRNVSEYLSAAKQINVEQVFLPSNVQTDIDQIQSKINSSASTLASKTEDNSKDIKDLIRSVRLALIILSAVMLLLTFLGFVFSIFGMQFFMYILVITGWILVTGTFILCGIFLLLHNVTGDTCVAMNEWVQNPTAHTALDDILPCVDNATAQETLTRSKEVTSQLVTLINTVISNVSNINFAPNFVPLYYNQSGPLVPNLCNPFNADLTPRTCAPGEVDLNNATQVWSGNVCEASPNGICLTTGRLNPTIYSQMAAGVNVSYGLYQYGPFLVDLEDCSFVRQTFSEIDGVYCPGLRKYSQWIYVGLVMVATAVMLSLVFWVIYGRERRHRVYMKEHV is encoded by the exons ATGTTCTCTTCCAGGTCTCTGTTACTTTCCCTTGTTGCCATCTTTCCTCTTCTTTCATCAGATTTACCATTCGCATCTTCTTCAAATGGGGAAGACCCTTATCATACATTCCTAGCTTCAG GGAAACACAATGAGGGTGATGGTGGGATGGTTAATGTGTCTTGGGGTAGACCCGAGAGGTTGCTTGCTGATAATCTAACCCAGCCTCTTGCGCTTGCTGCGCAAAGAACCTACAGAAAAGACCCTCTTGATGATTTTCATAAATACACTGGAGGCTGGAACATCAGCAATCGCCATTACTGGGCT TCAGTGGCATACACCGCCATTCCATTTTTTGTTGTGGCGATAATCTGGTTTGCGGTTTTTGGGCTTTGTTTGTCTCTCATCTGTCTCTGCTACTGTTGCTGCCGGAGAGAACCTTACGGCTATTCTCGAATCGCTTATGCACTCTCTCTCATTTTCCTCGTATTCTTTACCATCTTTGCAAT CGTTGGATGTGTTGTATTATACGTTGGTCAGGGGAAATTTCATAGTAGTACGATGAATACTTTGGAATACGTCGTCCATCAGGCAGATACCACATCCGAGAATCTTAGAAATGTGTCAGAATATCTTTCTGCAGCCAAGCAAATTAACGTGGAGCAAGTTTTTCTACCTTCGAATGTCCAAACGGACATTGATCAGATCCAATCCAAGATAAACTCTTCAGCTAGTACCCTTGCAAGCAAAACAGAAGATAATTCAAAAGACATAAAAGATTTAATTCGATCAGT GAGATTGGCTCTAATCATACTCTCTGCGGTCATGCTTCTTTTAACATTTCTTGGATTCG TGTTCTCAATTTTTGGCATGCAGTTTTTTATGTACAT CTTGGTGATTACTGGATGGATTCTTGTGACAGGGACATTCATACTGTGTGGAATTTTTCTTCTCCTGCACAA TGTGACTGGAGATACATGTGTGGCAATGAATGAGTGGGTCCAAAATCCCACAGCTCATACAGCACTTGATGATATATTACCTTGTGTGGATAATGCCACTGCACAAGAAACCTTGACAAGAAGCAAGGAAGTAACATCCCAATTGGTCACCTTAATCAACACAGTAATATCTAATGTCTCTAACATCAATTTTGCCCCCAATTTTGTTCCTCTCTACTACAATCAATCTGGTCCGCTCGTACCAAACCTTTGTAACCCATTTAATGCTGACCTGACTCCTCGAACTTGTGCACCTGGTGAAGTGGATTTGAACAATGCAACACAG GTGTGGAGCGGGAACGTGTGTGAAGCATCACCAAATGGGATCTGTCTGACGACAGGACGTCTGAATCCAACCATTTACAGTCAGATGGCTGCTGGTGTAAATGTGAGCTATGGTTTGTATCAGTACGGTCCATTTCTGGTTGATCTTGAAGATTGCAGTTTTGTGAGACAAACATTTTCTGAAATAGATGGAGTGTATTGTCCTGGACTAAGAAAATACAGCCAATGGATATATGTTGGCCTGGTGATGGTTGCAACAGCGGTGATGTTGTCTCTAGTATTTTGGGTTATATATGGAAGAGAGAGGCGGCACAGAGTGTATATGAAAGAGCACGTGTGA